The Denitrificimonas caeni genome has a segment encoding these proteins:
- a CDS encoding YcgN family cysteine cluster protein, which yields MAAIVEPFWKRKTLAELNQEEWESLCDGCGLCCLQKLEDEADNGIYYTNVACQLLDLDTARCSNYPERQTIVPDCIQLTPGHADAYRWLPTTCAYRLVSEGKDLLYWHHLVCGNADAVHTEKISRLGRMVSELEVAPEDWEEHLIFRTG from the coding sequence ATGGCGGCAATAGTTGAACCCTTCTGGAAGCGTAAAACCCTTGCAGAGCTTAATCAGGAAGAGTGGGAGTCATTGTGTGATGGCTGTGGTTTATGCTGTCTGCAAAAACTCGAAGATGAAGCGGATAATGGTATTTACTACACTAATGTTGCTTGCCAGCTGTTGGATTTAGATACCGCGCGCTGCAGTAATTATCCAGAGCGTCAAACTATTGTGCCAGACTGCATTCAGCTGACGCCTGGTCACGCCGATGCTTATCGCTGGTTACCGACGACCTGTGCTTACCGCCTAGTCTCGGAAGGTAAAGACCTGTTGTATTGGCATCATTTGGTATGTGGTAATGCTGATGCCGTCCATACGGAAAAGATTTCCCGTTTAGGGCGCATGGTCAGTGAGCTTGAGGTGGCACCGGAAGATTGGGAAGAACACCTGATTTTTAGAACAGGTTAA
- a CDS encoding 3-phosphoglycerate kinase yields MKKIITLLALLSPLAVQAFPFDVEKELNGTEINIQTLDLGDNTASVTLTNYGEVDTICRVRFRNGPEVPRVRQATLAAGETANLVVTFSSMVIRMRVNVDCKQNI; encoded by the coding sequence ATGAAAAAAATTATAACACTATTGGCTCTCTTATCACCCCTTGCTGTGCAAGCTTTTCCATTTGACGTAGAAAAAGAACTGAACGGCACTGAAATTAATATTCAAACCCTTGATTTGGGTGACAATACCGCTTCGGTAACACTGACCAACTACGGTGAAGTTGATACAATTTGTCGGGTACGCTTTCGAAATGGCCCTGAAGTTCCACGGGTGCGCCAGGCAACCTTGGCTGCGGGTGAAACTGCAAACTTAGTGGTCACTTTCAGCAGTATGGTGATTCGCATGCGTGTGAATGTGGATTGCAAACAGAATATTTAA
- a CDS encoding alanine/glycine:cation symporter family protein encodes MPTISNIITAINDLVWGIPMLIAILGSGIFLMLSLKFMPLRNIKRGFQEIWSGRAKGDASTGDISPFAALMTTLAATVGTGNIAGVATAIVLGGPGALFWMWCTALVGMATKYCEVVLAVHFREKNSSNHFVGGPMYAIKNGLGHRWAWLGACFAIFGGLASFGIGNMVQVNSMASSLAVSFAVPAWVSGLSIMFLVGLVILGGIQRIGAVAQTLVPFMCLAYVLAALFVLITHYQAIPAAFVLIFDSAFNGHAAVGGFAGAAMIAALRFGVARGIFSNEAGLGSAGIAQAAGTSDDPVVSGLVGMMGTFIDTLIVCTMTGLAIICSGVWSNGLSGAALSSAAFEAAMPGVGHYLLTIALVVFAFTTILGWSYYGERCWEFLFGGRAILPFRLIWVAAVPLGAIAQLDMVWLLADTLNGFMALPNLVSLLVLSPVVIKLTKDHFAKN; translated from the coding sequence ATGCCCACAATCAGCAACATCATTACAGCCATCAATGATCTGGTATGGGGTATCCCCATGCTGATTGCTATTTTAGGCAGCGGTATTTTCTTAATGCTGTCGTTAAAATTTATGCCCTTGCGCAATATTAAGCGCGGCTTTCAAGAGATCTGGAGCGGCCGCGCCAAAGGTGATGCCAGCACTGGTGATATCAGCCCTTTTGCCGCACTGATGACCACTCTAGCGGCCACTGTCGGCACCGGTAATATTGCTGGGGTGGCTACGGCAATTGTACTGGGCGGTCCCGGCGCACTGTTTTGGATGTGGTGCACAGCGCTTGTGGGTATGGCAACCAAATACTGTGAAGTCGTACTGGCAGTGCACTTTCGTGAGAAAAACAGCAGCAATCACTTTGTTGGTGGCCCGATGTATGCCATCAAAAACGGTTTAGGTCATCGCTGGGCTTGGCTGGGTGCTTGCTTTGCGATTTTTGGTGGTCTTGCCAGCTTTGGAATTGGCAACATGGTGCAGGTCAATAGTATGGCCAGCAGTCTTGCTGTGTCCTTTGCTGTACCTGCCTGGGTTAGTGGTTTAAGTATCATGTTTTTAGTGGGGCTGGTTATTTTAGGCGGCATTCAACGCATTGGAGCAGTGGCACAAACCTTAGTCCCGTTTATGTGTTTAGCCTATGTACTGGCCGCGCTGTTTGTACTGATTACCCACTACCAAGCGATTCCCGCAGCCTTTGTATTGATTTTTGACTCAGCCTTTAATGGCCATGCCGCAGTAGGTGGTTTTGCCGGCGCAGCGATGATTGCCGCGCTGCGCTTTGGTGTGGCCCGTGGGATTTTCTCTAACGAAGCCGGCTTAGGTAGCGCAGGGATTGCACAAGCAGCAGGCACTAGCGATGATCCAGTGGTGTCTGGGCTGGTGGGGATGATGGGCACCTTTATCGACACCCTGATTGTTTGCACCATGACTGGCCTAGCCATTATTTGCTCAGGGGTATGGAGCAATGGCCTCAGTGGCGCGGCGTTATCCTCTGCAGCCTTTGAAGCGGCGATGCCTGGGGTTGGCCATTACCTGCTAACCATCGCGCTGGTGGTCTTTGCTTTCACCACTATTTTAGGCTGGAGTTACTATGGCGAGCGCTGTTGGGAGTTTCTGTTTGGTGGCCGCGCCATTTTACCTTTCCGTCTAATTTGGGTGGCTGCTGTGCCTTTAGGGGCAATAGCGCAACTGGATATGGTTTGGCTTTTGGCCGACACCTTAAACGGCTTTATGGCTTTACCGAACCTAGTGTCCTTGCTGGTACTGAGCCCAGTAGTGATTAAACTGACTAAAGACCACTTTGCTAAAAACTAA
- a CDS encoding flagellar protein MotY — protein MRLSIFSFLASVLATPALALTFQTPLEHVEWTVEGDRFECRLAQPVKGFGQGEFVRRAGEDPIFKLQAQEAWLSRGSATLMAAAAPWRVNQTDIHLGIVLVAQTGNSMQASQQQAGRLLSALLEGRGPLIRHRTGQGDALEVRILPVHFSDAYQRYLTCTAGLLPYNFEQLKQTRIAFKDTNMVLSESAQGRLQAIVDYLKEDPTVNQIELDGHSDSWGNRLSNREISRRRALTVKEFFVAQGVPEEQIVVRFHGERYPLKPNTSAANRALNRRVNVVLSRVPESTLSAKNDTSTD, from the coding sequence ATGCGCTTGAGTATTTTTTCTTTTTTAGCCAGTGTGTTGGCCACCCCCGCGTTGGCGCTGACTTTCCAAACGCCTCTGGAGCATGTTGAGTGGACTGTGGAGGGCGATCGCTTTGAGTGCCGTTTAGCGCAGCCGGTCAAAGGTTTTGGTCAGGGTGAGTTTGTGCGTCGTGCCGGCGAAGATCCTATTTTTAAGTTGCAAGCGCAAGAAGCTTGGCTCAGTCGTGGTTCTGCAACCTTGATGGCCGCCGCAGCACCGTGGCGGGTTAACCAAACTGATATTCATCTGGGGATTGTCTTGGTCGCGCAAACCGGTAATTCCATGCAGGCCTCGCAGCAACAAGCGGGACGATTGTTGTCGGCGTTATTAGAAGGGCGCGGGCCATTGATTCGCCACCGTACCGGGCAGGGTGATGCGCTTGAAGTGCGGATTTTACCCGTCCATTTCAGTGATGCGTATCAGCGTTATTTAACCTGCACTGCAGGTTTATTACCGTATAATTTTGAGCAGCTTAAGCAAACTCGAATTGCTTTTAAAGATACCAATATGGTGCTCAGTGAGTCTGCGCAAGGGCGCTTACAAGCGATTGTTGATTATTTAAAAGAAGACCCTACAGTGAATCAAATTGAGCTTGATGGTCACTCTGACAGCTGGGGAAATCGCCTCAGTAACCGAGAAATCTCACGGCGACGGGCCTTAACCGTCAAAGAGTTTTTTGTCGCTCAAGGTGTTCCCGAAGAGCAAATTGTGGTGCGTTTTCATGGCGAGCGCTATCCACTAAAGCCCAATACTAGCGCCGCTAATCGAGCCCTGAATCGACGGGTTAACGTGGTCTTGTCGCGAGTGCCGGAAAGCACGCTCAGTGCCAAGAATGATACGAGCACAGATTAG
- the pyrC gene encoding dihydroorotase yields the protein MIDRLTLLRPDDWHIHLRDGAALQRTVADAGRTFARAIIMPNLVPPVRNTAEADQYRERILAARPAQSDFEPLMVLYLTDKTSAQDIKAAKASGFVHAAKLYPAGATTNSDYGVTQLEAIYPALEAMSAVGMPLLVHGEVTHADVDIFDREKRFIDEQLIDLVARFPNLKVVLEHITTADAAEFVSSASANVAATITAHHLLYNRNHMLAGGIRPHFYCLPILKRNTHQEALLDAATSGSSKFFLGTDSAPHAQNAKEIACGCAGCYTAYAAIELYAEAFEQRQALDKLEGFASHFGADFYGLPRNQDSITLLREPWTVPDSFAFAEQELIPLRAGETLNWRVLGAQA from the coding sequence ATGATTGACCGTCTTACCTTGCTACGACCCGACGATTGGCATATTCATTTACGCGATGGCGCGGCTTTACAACGTACTGTTGCCGACGCGGGACGCACTTTTGCCCGCGCAATTATTATGCCCAACCTTGTACCGCCCGTACGCAATACAGCCGAAGCCGATCAATACCGTGAGCGTATTTTAGCCGCCCGCCCAGCGCAGAGCGATTTTGAGCCTCTGATGGTGCTGTACCTCACAGACAAGACCAGCGCGCAAGATATTAAAGCGGCAAAAGCAAGCGGTTTTGTCCATGCTGCCAAGCTTTACCCTGCAGGTGCTACGACCAACTCAGATTATGGCGTCACTCAGTTAGAAGCCATTTACCCCGCCCTTGAAGCTATGAGCGCAGTGGGTATGCCATTATTAGTGCACGGCGAAGTGACTCACGCCGATGTGGATATTTTTGATCGAGAAAAGCGTTTTATTGATGAGCAGCTGATTGATCTAGTGGCGCGTTTCCCAAACTTAAAAGTGGTCCTCGAGCATATCACCACTGCCGATGCTGCCGAATTTGTCAGTTCGGCCAGTGCCAATGTCGCAGCCACTATTACTGCACACCACCTGCTCTATAACCGCAACCACATGCTGGCCGGCGGTATTCGTCCGCACTTTTATTGCTTACCGATATTAAAGCGCAACACCCACCAAGAAGCGCTTCTAGATGCAGCCACCAGCGGCTCCAGTAAGTTTTTCTTGGGCACTGACTCAGCACCCCATGCGCAAAATGCCAAAGAAATCGCCTGTGGCTGTGCCGGTTGCTATACCGCTTATGCGGCTATTGAATTGTACGCAGAAGCTTTTGAACAGCGACAAGCACTGGATAAACTGGAAGGCTTTGCCAGCCACTTTGGTGCCGATTTCTACGGCTTGCCGCGCAACCAAGACAGCATCACCTTGTTGCGCGAACCCTGGACTGTGCCGGATTCTTTCGCCTTTGCTGAGCAAGAGCTGATCCCATTACGTGCCGGTGAAACTTTAAATTGGCGTGTATTAGGAGCTCAAGCATGA
- the rnt gene encoding ribonuclease T, translating to MARRFRGYLPVVIDVETGGFNSATDALLEIAAVIPAMDDEGLLYAEHTLFYRVEPFAGANIEQAALDFTGIKLDHPLRMAVSEERALGEIFKSVRKSLKASGCKRAILVGHNSHFDLGFLNAAVQRCGIKRNPFHPFSSFDTATLGGLAYGQTVLAKACEAAAIDFDTREAHNARYDTEKTAELFFGIVNRWKEMGGWDEFA from the coding sequence ATGGCACGGCGCTTTCGTGGTTATTTACCTGTCGTTATTGATGTCGAAACCGGTGGCTTTAATAGCGCTACCGATGCGTTATTGGAAATTGCAGCAGTTATTCCAGCCATGGATGATGAAGGCCTGCTGTATGCAGAGCACACTTTATTTTACCGTGTAGAGCCCTTTGCCGGCGCCAACATTGAGCAGGCAGCACTGGATTTTACCGGTATAAAACTGGATCACCCCTTGCGCATGGCTGTCAGCGAAGAGCGCGCACTGGGCGAGATTTTCAAAAGTGTACGCAAGTCATTAAAAGCCAGCGGCTGTAAGCGCGCTATTTTAGTGGGCCATAACAGTCACTTTGATTTGGGCTTTTTAAATGCGGCAGTACAGCGCTGCGGCATTAAGCGCAATCCTTTCCACCCTTTTTCCAGCTTCGACACCGCAACCTTAGGTGGCTTGGCGTATGGACAAACCGTGCTGGCCAAAGCCTGCGAAGCGGCGGCAATTGACTTCGACACCCGTGAAGCCCACAACGCCCGCTACGATACGGAAAAAACTGCTGAGCTGTTTTTTGGCATCGTTAACCGCTGGAAAGAAATGGGCGGCTGGGACGAGTTTGCTTAA